One window of the Salminus brasiliensis chromosome 1, fSalBra1.hap2, whole genome shotgun sequence genome contains the following:
- the fam89a gene encoding protein FAM89A, translated as MNGKSASGTPACIEGLPPLPKSLSGLLNSSGGSWRDMERVYVKKTMIQDDLSRGRANADGLLASKPANLDAALALLRKEMVGLRQQDMSLLCQLWSLHESIQEYKGSCQDLSAGSSADGPYGMENGYFDEDDEYYTESGVTPTETPEGPELSPQNGTAQGKWLHDSLHVTI; from the exons ATGAACGGGAAATCAGCGAGCGGAACGCCGGCCTGTATCGAGGGTCTCCCCCCTCTTCCGAAGAGCCTGAGTGGCTTGCTGAACTCGAGCGGCGGCTCTTGGAGAGACATGGAGCGGGTGTACGTGAAGAAAACCATGATCCAGGACGACCTGAGCCGAGGCAGGGCCAACGCTGACGGCCTGCTGGCCAGCAAACCGGCCAACCTCGACGCCGCTTTGGCTCTCCTCAGAAAGGAAATG gTGGGCTTGAGGCAGCAAGATATGTCTTTGCTCTGCCAGCTCTGGTCCCTCCACGAGTCCATCCAGGAGTACAAGGGCAGCTGCCAGGACCTGTCGGCCGGGTCCAGCGCTGATGGCCCATACGGGATGGAGAACGGCTACTTTGACGAAGATGACGAGTACTACACGGAGTCCGGAGTGACCCCCACGGAGACGCCAGAAGGGCCCGAGTTGTCGCCCCAGAACGGGACGGCCCAGGGCAAGTGGCTTCACGACTCCCTTCACGTCACGATATGA